One Campylobacteraceae bacterium DNA window includes the following coding sequences:
- a CDS encoding methionyl-tRNA formyltransferase, with amino-acid sequence MSIKKILFMGTPDYATCIFKELLASSYEVIALFTQEDKKVGRKQILSAPHIKQYCLNENIDIPIYQPQKLRDNEEAYEQIKALAPDIIIVAAYGQILPKNILDLAPCMNLHASLLPKYRGASPIQEAILNDDSYTGVTAMFMEEGLDTGDILGLQYLKLEDKMEVAEVFDKLSFIAAKLTLDTLDNFENIKPKKQNNALSSLCKKIKKEHGLVRFKNAKKLYQTYKAYSYWPGVFLESGLKIKEISLINEASVNKEGEILAFDKNAVIIGCKEGSLQINVLQAPSKKAVNAADYIRGQRLSIGEVLK; translated from the coding sequence ATGTCAATTAAAAAAATTCTCTTTATGGGAACACCTGATTATGCTACGTGTATTTTTAAGGAGCTCTTGGCTTCTTCTTATGAAGTGATTGCTTTATTCACCCAAGAAGATAAAAAAGTTGGAAGAAAACAAATACTTAGTGCGCCTCATATAAAACAATATTGTTTAAATGAAAACATTGATATTCCTATTTATCAACCGCAAAAACTAAGAGATAATGAGGAAGCTTACGAACAAATTAAAGCTTTAGCGCCTGACATTATTATAGTAGCTGCTTATGGACAAATTTTACCAAAAAATATTTTGGATCTTGCTCCTTGCATGAATTTACATGCTTCTTTATTACCTAAATACAGAGGTGCTTCACCTATTCAAGAAGCCATATTAAATGATGATTCTTATACAGGCGTTACTGCTATGTTTATGGAAGAAGGTTTAGATACAGGAGATATTTTAGGGCTTCAATATCTTAAACTAGAAGATAAAATGGAAGTAGCAGAAGTATTTGATAAACTCTCTTTTATCGCTGCTAAACTTACGCTTGATACTTTAGATAATTTTGAGAACATTAAGCCTAAAAAACAAAACAATGCTCTTTCTTCTTTATGTAAAAAAATCAAAAAAGAACATGGACTTGTACGTTTCAAAAATGCTAAAAAACTGTATCAGACTTATAAAGCTTATTCTTATTGGCCAGGTGTATTTTTAGAATCTGGTTTAAAAATAAAAGAAATATCTTTGATAAACGAAGCTTCAGTAAATAAAGAAGGTGAAATTTTAGCTTTTGATAAAAATGCTGTTATTATTGGATGTAAAGAGGGATCTTTACAAATCAATGTTCTTCAAGCCCCTTCAAAAAAAGCTGTAAATGCAGCTGATTATATAAGAGGACAGCGTTTAAGTATTGGCGAAGTCTTAAAATAA
- the proB gene encoding glutamate 5-kinase: MKRLVIKVGSAVLRHGSDLALDRLNNLVDLIAALKREKNYEIILVSSGAVAAGNITLDLDKTQIYNRQALAAIGQPLLLKHYKKQFNTHNYKCAQMLLVADDFDSRKRTKNIKAVMEILLKNNITPIVNENDVIANEELLFGDNDQLAANVASAFNADLLVILSDIEGFYDDNPHTNSNAKIIKEVSFIKDEDLEVKHSANSEFATGGIVTKLKAAKFLMDKNIPMFLTSGFDLKTAHEYLLENKHNSGTLFKA; the protein is encoded by the coding sequence TGGTTCCGCTGTTTTAAGACACGGTTCTGATCTGGCACTTGATAGATTAAATAATCTTGTAGATTTAATAGCTGCTTTAAAGCGTGAAAAAAACTATGAAATTATTTTAGTATCTTCTGGTGCTGTTGCTGCTGGTAATATTACTTTAGATTTAGATAAAACACAAATTTATAACAGACAAGCTCTTGCTGCAATTGGGCAACCTTTATTATTAAAACACTATAAAAAACAATTTAATACACACAACTATAAATGTGCTCAAATGCTTTTAGTTGCAGATGATTTTGATTCACGAAAACGAACAAAAAATATTAAAGCTGTAATGGAAATTCTTTTAAAAAACAATATCACACCTATAGTAAATGAAAACGATGTTATTGCAAATGAAGAACTTTTATTTGGAGATAATGATCAATTAGCTGCTAATGTTGCTTCTGCTTTTAATGCTGATTTGTTGGTAATATTGAGCGATATAGAAGGTTTTTATGATGACAATCCTCATACGAATTCAAATGCCAAAATTATTAAAGAAGTTTCTTTTATTAAAGATGAAGATTTAGAAGTTAAACACTCTGCTAATTCTGAATTTGCTACAGGTGGAATAGTTACAAAACTAAAAGCTGCTAAATTTTTAATGGATAAAAATATTCCTATGTTTTTAACATCGGGTTTTGATTTAAAAACAGCCCATGAATATTTATTAGAAAATAAACATAATAGTGGAACCTTATTTAAAGCCTAA
- a CDS encoding AEC family transporter has protein sequence MLDPVLPIALYLLFGYLFKVLKKDNSQVLVDFVIYFSLPAMIFVKIYPLVLDSEILNLILMFNAIILGNLLLTYAIGKALKLDKKTLATFMVVGTFGNTSFIGFSYIDAFYGSDYVVYALIYDLFGSFLLVVSLGTIIINWGSGQVVNLKAISKKVLFFPPIIMFFITVFAKLFPVPIFVMNTAEVIGATLVPIAMIAIGMKLELKNIFYKFKITSYLLGTKMFLMPLIVMCLFSYFYNLDDTWSKTTILEVAMPPMTTAVILAIQGGLDERLAVNALVIGVLLSLLSVTGFYLYLG, from the coding sequence GTGTTAGATCCTGTTTTACCTATTGCTTTGTATCTGTTATTTGGTTATTTATTTAAAGTATTAAAAAAAGACAATTCGCAAGTTTTGGTTGATTTTGTGATTTATTTTTCCCTTCCCGCAATGATATTTGTAAAGATTTATCCCTTAGTATTAGACAGTGAAATACTCAATCTTATTCTTATGTTCAATGCTATTATACTTGGAAATCTGCTGCTAACTTATGCAATAGGAAAAGCGTTAAAACTGGATAAAAAAACCTTAGCCACTTTTATGGTAGTAGGAACATTTGGGAATACATCTTTTATTGGTTTTTCTTATATTGATGCTTTTTATGGCTCTGATTATGTTGTTTATGCTCTTATTTATGATTTGTTTGGTTCTTTTTTATTAGTAGTTTCTTTGGGAACTATTATTATAAATTGGGGAAGTGGACAAGTTGTAAACCTAAAAGCCATATCAAAAAAAGTATTGTTTTTTCCACCTATTATTATGTTTTTTATAACCGTTTTTGCAAAACTTTTCCCTGTTCCTATTTTTGTTATGAATACAGCAGAAGTAATTGGAGCAACACTGGTTCCTATTGCGATGATTGCAATTGGTATGAAATTAGAACTTAAAAACATATTTTATAAATTTAAAATAACAAGTTATTTATTGGGAACCAAAATGTTTTTAATGCCACTAATTGTTATGTGCTTATTTTCATATTTTTATAATTTAGACGATACTTGGAGTAAGACTACGATTCTTGAAGTAGCAATGCCCCCTATGACTACAGCAGTGATTTTAGCTATTCAAGGGGGACTAGATGAAAGATTGGCAGTTAATGCCTTAGTTATTGGCGTATTATTGTCTCTCTTAAGCGTAACTGGCTTTTATTTATACTTGGGCTAA